The following coding sequences are from one Vicugna pacos chromosome 19, VicPac4, whole genome shotgun sequence window:
- the DEFB129 gene encoding beta-defensin 129: MKLLFPIFASLMLQYQVNTEYFGLGRCVMGFGRCKDHCAIDEKEVEKCRKKKCCIGPKVVQLIKSYLQNEMLHRLEEDSQKLLKTTKNSSVMMQTKYRIFSLLPKIKSFNPFANINTIIIPNGTAGDSATANPMISRKTTYTSTKSDTKERRDSATDSLPLAPPP, from the exons ATGAAGCTCCTTTTTCCTATCTTTGCCAGTCTCATGCTACAGTACCAGGTGAACACAG AATACTTTGGCTTGGGAAGATGTGTGATGGGTTTTGGGAGATGCAAAGACCACTGTGCCATAGATGAAAAAGAGGTagagaaatgcagaaagaaaaaatgttgtaTTGGACCAAAAGTGGTTCAATTAATAAAAAGCTACCTGCAGAATGAAATGCTCCACAGACTTGAAGAAGACTCCCAGAAACTGCTAAAAACTACCAAGAATTCTAGCGTAATGATGCAAACAAAGTATcgtattttctctcttctccccaaaATCAAAAGTTTCAACCCTTTTGCCAACATCAACACCATCATCATCCCAAATGGCACCGCTGGGGACTCTGCCACCGCCAACCCCATGATCTCAAGAAAGACTACATACACTTCTACTAAGAGTGACACCAAGGAAAGAAGAGATTCAGCCACTGATTCCCTGCCACTAGCACCACCACCATAG